A portion of the Phycisphaerae bacterium genome contains these proteins:
- a CDS encoding nucleotidyltransferase: MQARDLQIDKRALGDVCETHQVARLELFGSFASGEAEPGSHVDILVTFKPDARIGLEFVALKQDIERLIGRPVDLLARRSVEQSPSKYFRHYALRDTDLLYERS, translated from the coding sequence ATGCAAGCCAGAGACCTCCAAATCGATAAGCGGGCGCTGGGCGACGTGTGCGAAACGCACCAGGTGGCCCGGCTGGAACTGTTCGGGAGCTTCGCCAGCGGCGAAGCCGAGCCGGGAAGCCACGTCGATATCCTCGTGACGTTCAAGCCCGACGCGCGGATCGGCTTGGAGTTCGTCGCCCTCAAACAGGACATCGAGCGCCTGATCGGTCGCCCGGTCGACCTGTTGGCCCGCCGTTCGGTGGAACAGTCGCCCAGTAAATACTTCCGTCACTACGCCCTCCGCGACACGGATCTGCTGTATGAGCGCAGTTGA
- a CDS encoding Rrf2 family transcriptional regulator, protein MSGILNISDAASIGLHAMAVMATQPDHRYSSTKLAETLGAPEQHLRKVLQRLARADLVVSERGPSGGYRLTGDPKRTSLLEIYQAIDGRLAQSDCLFGRPLCPGGDCIFSPLVSTIRTMVSEHLSNTTLAVLAQRIRSKIDETTDHSN, encoded by the coding sequence ATGAGTGGCATTTTGAACATCTCGGACGCGGCGTCGATCGGGTTGCATGCCATGGCCGTGATGGCAACCCAGCCGGATCACCGGTACAGCAGCACCAAGCTGGCTGAGACCCTTGGCGCGCCCGAGCAGCATCTTCGCAAGGTGCTTCAGCGGCTGGCGCGGGCCGACCTGGTGGTTTCCGAACGCGGGCCCAGCGGCGGCTATCGGCTGACCGGCGACCCGAAGCGCACCTCGCTGTTGGAAATCTACCAGGCCATCGATGGCCGGTTGGCCCAGTCCGACTGTCTGTTCGGCCGGCCGCTGTGTCCCGGCGGCGACTGCATCTTCAGCCCGCTCGTCTCGACCATCCGCACGATGGTCAGCGAACACCTCTCGAACACAACCCTGGCCGTTCTGGCCCAGCGAATCAGGAGCAAGATCGATGAAACGACAGATCATTCGAATTGA
- a CDS encoding 4Fe-4S binding protein has protein sequence MKRQIIRIDEAKCDGCGQCATACAEGAIRIINGKAKLVSESHCDGLGACLGECPQGAITIEQREAAPFDPDAVKALQAQGHTHAEHGRSCPGSMVRQMQPKAAEAAHGTDQPSMLANWPVQLKLAPITAPYFHEARLLVAADCVACAAPDFHRRFLAGKVLLVGCPKLDDAVAYQKKLAAILSQNRIVSVEVAFMEVPCCFGMVQVVRSAIESSGKNVPLELVKLGIDGQVRSRERFDSGCAGAAV, from the coding sequence ATGAAACGACAGATCATTCGAATTGACGAAGCCAAATGCGACGGCTGCGGCCAGTGCGCCACCGCCTGCGCCGAAGGGGCCATCCGCATCATCAACGGCAAGGCCAAGCTGGTCAGCGAGAGCCACTGCGACGGTCTGGGCGCGTGTCTGGGCGAATGTCCGCAAGGGGCGATCACGATCGAGCAGCGCGAGGCCGCCCCGTTCGACCCAGACGCCGTCAAGGCCCTTCAGGCCCAAGGCCATACGCACGCCGAGCACGGACGTAGCTGCCCCGGTTCGATGGTCCGCCAGATGCAGCCGAAGGCGGCTGAGGCGGCCCACGGGACCGATCAGCCTTCGATGCTGGCCAACTGGCCGGTGCAGTTGAAGCTGGCCCCGATCACCGCGCCGTACTTCCATGAGGCGAGGCTGCTCGTCGCCGCCGATTGCGTGGCCTGCGCGGCGCCCGATTTCCACCGCCGGTTCCTCGCCGGCAAGGTCCTGCTGGTCGGCTGCCCTAAACTCGACGATGCCGTTGCGTATCAGAAGAAGCTGGCTGCCATCCTCAGCCAGAACCGGATCGTCTCGGTCGAGGTGGCGTTCATGGAAGTGCCCTGTTGCTTCGGCATGGTGCAAGTGGTACGATCAGCCATCGAATCCTCGGGGAAAAACGTCCCGCTGGAACTGGTCAAACTGGGGATCGATGGACAGGTCCGCTCGCGCGAGCGGTTCGACTCCGGCTGTGCGGGCGCCGCCGTCTAA